Proteins from a single region of Primulina tabacum isolate GXHZ01 chromosome 5, ASM2559414v2, whole genome shotgun sequence:
- the LOC142544620 gene encoding RHOMBOID-like protein 1 isoform X2, which translates to MAMMTPQDIQIRVHSRRGSNMIHPVSLESPQAQPAATPNPNVVIFREVKHFKKWFPWLIPSFVIANTVMFVITMYVNNCPKNSISCAARFLGRFSFQPFSENPLLGPSSSALEKMGALDVGKVVHKHEVRIGLIYLISGVGGSLLSALFIQTNISVGASGALFGLLGGMLSELITNWSIYVNKVAAFLTLVLIIAINLAVGILPHVDNFAHIGGFLSGFLLGFVFLIRPQFGWVTQRYASPGYSSTPSSRKFKAYQCILWLVSLILLIFGITVGMVTLLRGVNLNDRCSWCHYLSCVPTSRWSCNTQPVSCQAEQTGSRYTLTCSNSSKSRTYSLLNPTATQIQGLCAQLCR; encoded by the exons ATGGCAATGATGACTCCGCAAGATATCCAAATACGAGTCCACTCACGGCGGGGAAGCAACATGATCCACCCTGTCTCGCTGGAGTCACCACAGGCACAGCCCGCCGCAACCCCGAACCCGAACGTTGTTATTTTTCGAGAAGTAAAGCATTTTAAGAAATGGTTTCCCTGGTTGATACCTTCCTTTGTGATAGCAAACACCGTGATGTTTGTTATCACCATGTATGTGAATAATTGCCCCAAGAATTCGATTTCTTGCGCTGCCAGGTTTCTGGGAAGGTTTTCTTTTCAGCCATTTAGTGAAAATCCTCTTCTTGGGCCATCTTCTTCAGC GTTAGAGAAGATGGGAGCCTTAGACGTTGGTAAAGTCGTCCACAAACATGAAG TGCGTATTGGCTTGATTTATCTTATATCTGGAGTTGGTGGTAGCTTGCTATCTGCTCTCTTTATTCAGACAAACATATCTGTTGGGGCTTCTGGTGCACTTTTTGGATTATTGGGAGGAATGCTTTCCGAGCTTATCACTAACTGGTCTATATATGTAAACAAG GTAGCGGCTTTCTTGACCCTAGTGCTAATTATCGCAATCAATCTGGCCGTAGGGATTCTTCCACATGTTGACAATTTCGCTCATATTGGAGGGTTTTTATCAGGATTCCTTCTTGGTTTTGTGTTCTTGATCCGTCCCCAGTTTGGGTGGGTAACTCAGAGATATGCTTCTCCTGGATATTCCTCAACACCAAGTAGTCGTAAATTTAAGGCCTATCAATGCATACTTTGGTTGGTCTCTTTGATCCTTCTGATCTTTGG GATCACGGTTGGCATGGTCACACTGCTTCGTGGAGTTAATTTGAATGATCGTTGTTCGTGGTGCCATTATCTAAGTTGTGTTCCTACTTCGAGATGGAGCTGCAACACGCAGCCTGTTTCGTGCCAG GCTGAGCAAACCGGAAGCCGATATACATTGACGTGTTCGAACAGCAGCAAAAGCAGAACATATTCACTGTTGAATCCGACAGCAACCCAGATCCAGGGGTTATGTGCGCAGCTCTGTAGATGA
- the LOC142544620 gene encoding RHOMBOID-like protein 1 isoform X1 produces the protein MAMMTPQDIQIRVHSRRGSNMIHPVSLESPQAQPAATPNPNVVIFREVKHFKKWFPWLIPSFVIANTVMFVITMYVNNCPKNSISCAARFLGRFSFQPFSENPLLGPSSSALEKMGALDVGKVVHKHEGWRLMTCIWLHGGIFHLLANMLGLLVIGVGLEQEFGFVRIGLIYLISGVGGSLLSALFIQTNISVGASGALFGLLGGMLSELITNWSIYVNKVAAFLTLVLIIAINLAVGILPHVDNFAHIGGFLSGFLLGFVFLIRPQFGWVTQRYASPGYSSTPSSRKFKAYQCILWLVSLILLIFGITVGMVTLLRGVNLNDRCSWCHYLSCVPTSRWSCNTQPVSCQAEQTGSRYTLTCSNSSKSRTYSLLNPTATQIQGLCAQLCR, from the exons ATGGCAATGATGACTCCGCAAGATATCCAAATACGAGTCCACTCACGGCGGGGAAGCAACATGATCCACCCTGTCTCGCTGGAGTCACCACAGGCACAGCCCGCCGCAACCCCGAACCCGAACGTTGTTATTTTTCGAGAAGTAAAGCATTTTAAGAAATGGTTTCCCTGGTTGATACCTTCCTTTGTGATAGCAAACACCGTGATGTTTGTTATCACCATGTATGTGAATAATTGCCCCAAGAATTCGATTTCTTGCGCTGCCAGGTTTCTGGGAAGGTTTTCTTTTCAGCCATTTAGTGAAAATCCTCTTCTTGGGCCATCTTCTTCAGC GTTAGAGAAGATGGGAGCCTTAGACGTTGGTAAAGTCGTCCACAAACATGAAGGTTGGCGGCTTATGACTTGTATCTGGTTACATGGTGGAATTTTTCACTTACTTGCCAACATGCTTGGTCTTTTAGTTATCGGTGTCGGGCTCGAACAGGAATTTGGATTTG TGCGTATTGGCTTGATTTATCTTATATCTGGAGTTGGTGGTAGCTTGCTATCTGCTCTCTTTATTCAGACAAACATATCTGTTGGGGCTTCTGGTGCACTTTTTGGATTATTGGGAGGAATGCTTTCCGAGCTTATCACTAACTGGTCTATATATGTAAACAAG GTAGCGGCTTTCTTGACCCTAGTGCTAATTATCGCAATCAATCTGGCCGTAGGGATTCTTCCACATGTTGACAATTTCGCTCATATTGGAGGGTTTTTATCAGGATTCCTTCTTGGTTTTGTGTTCTTGATCCGTCCCCAGTTTGGGTGGGTAACTCAGAGATATGCTTCTCCTGGATATTCCTCAACACCAAGTAGTCGTAAATTTAAGGCCTATCAATGCATACTTTGGTTGGTCTCTTTGATCCTTCTGATCTTTGG GATCACGGTTGGCATGGTCACACTGCTTCGTGGAGTTAATTTGAATGATCGTTGTTCGTGGTGCCATTATCTAAGTTGTGTTCCTACTTCGAGATGGAGCTGCAACACGCAGCCTGTTTCGTGCCAG GCTGAGCAAACCGGAAGCCGATATACATTGACGTGTTCGAACAGCAGCAAAAGCAGAACATATTCACTGTTGAATCCGACAGCAACCCAGATCCAGGGGTTATGTGCGCAGCTCTGTAGATGA
- the LOC142545753 gene encoding ribonuclease II, chloroplastic/mitochondrial: MLNELFNFPFPKLEHMAVRVINGGAIIRFCAASPPFAASICCLNQHRAVQFHSSPRLSILGRCHYQLRFGYGGLAIRRWSAQSLVDMVVEELELLRQRGGIRASNKLELKSSEEIIGNKSGKAVLQKGLLLEFKKEPERVFLAVAQKPDGKKNWMVSDQNGVMTSIKPQQVTFIVPGANNFDHTEIADFIQRAQDNLDPALLEFAWIELIEKNESITVEALAEMIFGSAEPLESYCAHLLLSKDDIYFTALGAKGSSYVYGPRPCVQVEELVRRKHAKEAAEKELEEFVKLLKSAKDMPSNGKPPKSTWTSEDDYSKRIMSLKAYALDDCRNEDEKRTAGMVLRAMGLAKTSTAAVNLLIDVGYFPAHVNLDLLKLNIRTDHPDEILTAAESILSELPDPDKVDRKDLTHLKVYAIDVDEADELDDALSATRLQDGRIKIWIHVADPTSLVEAGTVIDKEALKRGTSVFLPTATYPMFPEKLAMEGMSLKQGKQCKAVSVSVILHSDGSIAEYSVENSIIKPTYMLTYESASELLHLNLEEEVELRLLSEAAALRLQWRRQQGSVDTSTIETRIKVSNLDDPEPLIKLYVENQADPAMQLVSEMMILCGEVIATLGSLKKIPLPYRGQPQSSMDTSAFAHLPGGPVRSSAIIKLMRAAELDFRKPIRHGILGLPGYVQFTSPIRRYLDLLAHYQVKAFLRGDSPPFSAGQLEGMASMVNMTTRVVKKLTSSSLRYWIIEYLRREPKGRKFSALVLRFIKDRVAAILITEVGLQSSAWVSLGVHVGDEVKVQVEEACPRDDILTLKEVLT; the protein is encoded by the exons atgTTAAATGAACTCTTCAATTTTCCCTTTCCCAAGCTAGAACATATGGCGGTTCGGGTGATTAACGGCGGTGCAATAATCCGCTTCTGTGCGGCGTCTCCGCCATTTGCCGCTTCGATATGCTGTTTAAACCAGCACAGGGCTGTTCAATTCCATTCCTCCCCTCGGCTTTCGATTCTAGGACGGTGTCATTATCAGCTTCGATTTGGCTATGGAGGTCTTGCGATTCGGAGGTGGTCAGCACAGAGTTTGGTGGATATGGTGGTGGAAGAGCTCGAATTACTACGCCAGCGAGGTGGAATTCGCGCGTCAAACAA ATTGGAACTGAAAAGTAGTGAAGAGATTATTGGAAATAAGTCCGGGAAGGCGGTGCTGCAGAAAGGATTGCTGCTTGAATTCAAGAAAGAACCAGAGAGGGTATTCCTGGCAGTTGCGCAGAAACCAGATGGCAAGAAGAATTGGATGGTTTCCGACCAG AATGGTGTCATGACATCAATTAAGCCGCAACAAGTTACTTTCATTGTTCCTGGTGCCAATAACTTTGACCACACAGAGATAGCTGATTTCATTCAGAGAGCACAAGACAATTTG GATCCAGCATTGCTCGAGTTCGCTTGGATTGAGCTTATTGAAAAGAATGAATCAATAACAGTGGAGGCTTTGGCTGAG ATGATTTTTGGTAGTGCGGAACCTCTTGAGAGCTACTGTGCTCATTTGTTGCTTTCAAAGGACGACATATACTTCACAGCTCTGGGGGCTAAAGGTTCTTCATATGTGTACGGGCCTCGGCCTTGTGTTCAG GTTGAAGAACTTGTGCGAAGGAAGCATGCCAAAGAGGCTGCTGAGAAGGAACTTGAAGAGTTTGTTAAGTTATTAAAGTCTGCCAAGGACATGCCTTCAAATGGGAAGCCCCCAAAATCTACATGGACGTCTGAAGATGATTATTCAAAGAGAATTATGTCTCTTAAAGCATATGCACTAGATGATTGTAGGAATGAAGATGAAAAAAGAACTGCTGGGATG GTATTGAGAGCCATGGGATTGGCTAAAACATCGACTGCGGCAGTCAATCTACTTATCGATGTTGGGTATTTTCCAGCGCATGTAAATCTTGATTTGTTAAAGCTAAACATTCGCACCGACCATCCAGATGAGATTCTGACAGCTGCGGAAAGTATTCTGTCAGAGTTACCGGACCCAGATAAG GTTGACAGAAAAGACCTTACTCATCTGAAAGTGTATGCAATAGATGTTGATGAAGCTGATGAG CTCGATGATGCATTAAGTGCAACAAGGCTGCAAGACGGCCGTATTAAGATCTGGATCCATGTTGCGGACCCTACTAGCTTAGTTGAAGCTGGGACCGTGATAGACAA AGAGGCATTGAAGAGGGGAACTTCTGTGTTTTTACCCACTGCTACATATCCCATGTTTCCTGAGAAATTGGCCATGGAAGGAATGAGCCTGAAGCAAGGAAAGCAATGCAAAGCGGTGTCAGTTTCTGTTATTCTGCATTCTGATGGCAG TATAGCAGAATATTCAGTGGAAAACTCAATTATCAAACCAACATATATGCTAACATATGAGAGTGCGTCAGAACTTCTACATCTGAACCTGGAAGAGGAGGTTGAACTTAGACTTCTTTCTGAGGCTGCTGCACTCCGGTTACAATGGCGTAGACAACAG GGTTCAGTAGACACATCTACAATAGAAACCAGAATAAAAGTTTCTAATCTAGATGATCCAGAGCCCTTGATCAAGCTGTATGTGGAAAATCAGGCAGATCCTGCAATGCAGCTTGTATCTGAGATGATGATACTTTGTGGCGAAGTTATAGCCACTCTTGGTTCTTTGAAAAAAATTCCTTTACCATATCGAGGGCAACCTCAATCAAGTATGGATACATCTGCTTTTGCTCATCTTCCTGGAGGTCCTGTCAGGAGTTCTGCTATAATCAAACTTATGCGAGCTGCTGAACTGGATTTTAGGAAGCCTATACGGCATGGAATTTTAGGACTTCCGGGCTATGTTCAATTTACGTCTCCGATACGCAGATATTTGGATCTCCTGGCACACTACCAG GTAAAAGCTTTTCTCAGGGGAGATTCTCCTCCCTTCTCAGCAGGACAATTGGAAGGGATGGCTTCTATGGTAAACATGACTACTAGGGTCGTAAAGAAACTCACCAGTAGCAGCCTGCGATATTGGATAATAGAATATTTGAGAAGAGAACCAAAAGGCAGAAAGTTCTCAGCTTTGGTTCTGAGATTCATCAAAGATAGAGTAGCAGCGATACTTATAACGGAG GTTGGACTGCAATCTTCTGCCTGGGTATCCCTTGGTGTACATGTTGGTGATGAAGTGAAAGTTCAGGTGGAAGAAGCATGTCCTCGCGATGATATTCTTACTCTCAAGGAGGTTCTAACATGA